From the genome of Gorilla gorilla gorilla isolate KB3781 chromosome 4, NHGRI_mGorGor1-v2.1_pri, whole genome shotgun sequence, one region includes:
- the LOC101140637 gene encoding phosphatidylinositol-glycan biosynthesis class F protein-like has product MKDTDIKRLLYTHLLCIFSIILSVFIPSLFLENSSILETHLTWLCVCSGFVTAVSLVLYLVVKPNTSSKRSSLSHKVTRFLKCCIYFLMSCFSFHVSFVLYGAPLIELALETFLFAVILSTFTIVPYLCLLGPNLKAWLRVFSRNGVTSIWENSLQITTMSSFVGAWLGALPIP; this is encoded by the coding sequence ATGAAAGATACCGATATCAAGAGACTACTGTATACCCATCTTCTATGCATATTTTCAATTATCCTAAGTGTCTTCATTCCATCACTCTTCTTGGAGAACTCCTCAATATTGGAAACACACTTGACATGGTTGTGCGTCTGTTCTGGTTTTGTAACTGCTGTCAGTCTAGTACTATATTTAGTAGTGAAACCAAATACATCCTCTAAAAGAAGTTCATTATCACACAAGGTAACCAGATTTTTGAAATGCTGTATCTACTTTCTTATGTCTTGTTTCTCCTTTCATGTAAGTTTTGTTCTATATGGAGCACCACTAATAGAGTTGGCattggaaacatttttatttgcagttattttgtctacttttacTATTGTGCCTTACTTATGTTTGTTAGGACCAAACCTCAAAGCATGGCTAAgagttttcagtagaaatggagTTACATCCATATGGGAGAATAGTCTCCAGATCACTACAATGTCTAGTTTTGTAGGAGCATGGCTTGGAGCACTTCCTATTCCTTGA